TAGTTTCTGAAGAGAAGGCACTGTTGGAGAGTTTTGACCGGGGCGAATGGAGGCCAGTGAAAAACAAGGCGTCCGAGATCACCCGTTTACAGAAGTTTGCCCACAACACGCTGGTGAAGAATAAACGCATCAACATCCGTTTGGCCGAACGGGATCTGGTCGGCATTCAAACCAGGGCTGTCGAGGAAGGCATGCCTTATCAGACACTCATCTCCAGCATTCTTCACAAATACCTGTCCGGCCGTTTGATCGAAAGAAAAACAGCCTAAGGTCTAATGAGTGTAGTAGTCAGTGTTTACAGGCATAATGTCGTGCTTAATGACAACGCCCTACTTCGCCCTGCGGCGGGTACGCCTTGCGCTACGAAGGGCGCCATCCTTCGCTATGCGC
This is a stretch of genomic DNA from bacterium. It encodes these proteins:
- a CDS encoding antitoxin, translating into MNKHTLVSEEKALLESFDRGEWRPVKNKASEITRLQKFAHNTLVKNKRINIRLAERDLVGIQTRAVEEGMPYQTLISSILHKYLSGRLIERKTA